A window of the Salarias fasciatus chromosome 7, fSalaFa1.1, whole genome shotgun sequence genome harbors these coding sequences:
- the LOC115391495 gene encoding fibulin-7-like: protein MLKSLQDVKVAHLKPSPDCPSTQDLLNSLQQVEKILAVQESSYQQGLRSLRKKINALHNSTMAIFKAGKNASCPKPEPPAHGRRLGRVFELGHEVHFLCKPGYELIGPRTRVCLESLRWSGQQPMCRRLNLTTNSLASFSPAASSLSSSSSSSPYAPAALSASSSSHPSESVRPSHCTHFLGSTRCTCDVGFTISGRDNNICKDIDECHLFPLSQPGRLCLHRCVNTPGSFHCLCPDGYHMAGDGRSCTDINECQTRMHNCTADQVCVNTFGGFQCVTVECPQVKNATYIRTSQMRCERNPCMLGDTGCVQAPNSISFHFLAVVSNMSAPRVLFRVSAARVLGDTLRFGLAGGRGRGHFSVQRSGRQTGTLLLVAPIQGPATLEAEVEMSELERHTLLGRYLTKVTLFVSPYQF, encoded by the exons atgctGAAGAGCCTGCAAGATGTGAAAGTGGCACACCTCAAGCCCTCCCCC GACTGTCCGTCCACCCAGGATCTGCTGAActcactgcagcaggtggagaagaTTCTAGCAGTCCAAGAGTCTTCATACCAACAGGGGCTTCGGTCCCTCAGAAAGAAGATCAATGCCTTGCACAACAGCACTATGGCCATCTTTAAAGCCGGGAAAAATG CTTCCTGTCCCAAGCCAGAACCTCCGGCTCACGGCCGCAGACTGGGCCGAGTGTTTGAACTGGGGCACGAGGTCCACTTCCTGTGTAAGCCCGGCTACGAGCTGATTGGCCCGCGGACTCGGGTGTGTCTGGAGTCCCTGAGGTGGAGCGGCCAGCAGCCCATGTGCAGAC gaCTCAACCTCACCACCAACTCCCTGGCGtccttctctcctgctgcttcctccttatcgtcctcgtcctcctcgtcccctTATGCCCCTGCTGCCCTGTCGGCGTCTTCGTCCTCTCATCCCTCGGAG TCCGTCCGACcctcacactgcacacactttCTGGGCTCCACCCGCTGCACCTGTGACGTGGGCTTCACCATATCGGGCCGAGACAACAACATCTGCAAAG ACATCGATGAGTGCCACCTGTTTCCTCTCAGCCAGCCCGGCCGGCTGTGCCTCCACCGCTGCGTCAACACTCCGGGCAGCTTCCACTGCCTGTGTCCGGACGGCTACCACATGGCGGGCGACGGCCGCAGCTGCACAG ATATCAACGAGTGCCAGACCCGGATGCACAACTGCACGGCGGACCAGGTCTGCGTCAACACCTTCGGAGGCTTCCAGTGCGTGACGGTGGAGTGTCCTCAAGTGAAAAACGCCACTTACATCAGGACGTCTCAGAT GCGCTGCGAGAGGAATCCCTGCATGCTGGGCGACACCGGCTGCGTTCAGGCACCAAACTCCATCTCCTTCCACTTCCTGGCCGTGGTGTCCAACATGTCCGCCCCCCGTGTCCTCTTCCGGGTGTCGGCGGCCCGCGTGCTGGGCGACACGCTGCGGTTCGGCCTGGCGGGCGGGCGAGGCCGCGGCCACTTCAGCGTGCAGCGCTCCGGACGGCAGACCGGCACCCTCCTCCTGGTGGCGCCCATCCAGGGCCCGGCCACCCTGGAGGCCGAGGTGGAGATGAGCGAGCTGGAGCGCCACACCCTGCTGGGCCGCTACCTCACCAAGGTCACCCTCTTCGTCTCACCCTACCAGTTCTGA